The genomic DNA AAGCTGAACAGATGGAGAAGACCGGCATCCAGAACCTGAAGGTCGGGTTTAACAAGGTGTTTGGGTACTACTTGGAAGTCTCCAACGCCCACCGCGACAAGGTTCCCGAGACGTTCATCCGCAAGCAGACACTGAAAAATGCGGAGCGGTTTATCACACCGGAACTGAAGGAATACGAAGAGAAGGTGCTGGCCGCCGACGACCAGGCCCAGATCCGCGAATTGAATCTGTTCGACCAATTGCGAGCCGATGTGCATCAGCACTTGCAGATCTTGCAAGTTGTTTCGGCAGCGATCGCCGATCTCGACGTGCTGGCTTCGCTGGCCGAACTGGCGGCGAAGCGGAACTATGTTCGCCCCAAGTTGACCGACGAACCGGTGATGGATGTCGAAGAGGGGCGGCACCCGGTGTTGGACGCCACGTTGCCGCAGGGTGAATTTGTCCCCAACGATATCAAGTCGTCGCCCGAAGATGGCATGGTGCTGTTGATCACCGGACCGAACATGGCGGGTAAGAGTACGTACATCCGGCAGGTCGCGCTGCTGACGCTGATGGCTCAAGTCGGTTCGTTTGTGCCGGCCAAGTGTGCGACGATCGGTATCGCCGACCGGATCTTCGCTCGCGTTGGTGCCAGCGATGAACTCAGCCGCGGGCAGAGTACGTTTATGGTCGAGATGGTCGAAACGGCTCGGATTCTGAACACCGCCACGCCGCGCAGCCTGGTGATCCTCGACGAGATCGGCCGCGGCACCAGCACCTACGACGGCCTCTCCCTGGCCTGGGCGATCACCGAACACCTGCACGATCAGATCGGTTGCCGAACCCTTTTCGCCACCCACTATCACGAACTGACTCAGTTGTCCGATATGCTGCCCGGCGTCGAGAATCTGAACGTCTCGGTTCGCGAATGGGGCGATAAAGTTGTCTTCCTGCATCGCATCGTTCGCGGCGGTGCAGACAAGAGTTACGGAATTCACGTCGCCCGTTTGGCTGGCGTTCCGCAATCGGTGAACGAACGAGCCAAAGACGTTTTGGCTCAGTTGGAATCCGATCACCGCGACGCTTTTGATCGCCCGACGATCGCTCCGCCGGACGGCCGCAAGAGTGGCAGTGCGATGCAAATGACGCTGTTTGGTTACGTCGATCATCCGCTGGTCGATGAGCTTCGCAATCTGCAGATCGATGCGATGACACCGATCGATGCGCTGCAGATGCTGCAGCAGTGGCAGCAGAAAATTCGGGATGGCGAAGACACCCCCGAGCTCTCGCGCAGCAAGTAGAATGGCGGCTGGAGCGGTCTCGCCGGAGATCGTTCCCTCCCCCCCCCCCAAAAAAACTACCTGACTTGCGAGCCTCACCATGAATCTCCGCTCTCTCTCGACCCTCTGCATCGTTGTTGCAGCACTCGCCGCCGCGGATGCGGATCAACCCGAAGAATCGTTCCAGCGTCCCGTCCGTGTGATCTTCGATACCGACATCACCGGCGACGTCGACGACGTGCTGGCATTGGCGATGCTGCATACTTTGGCCGATCGAGGCGAATGCGTCATCGAAGCGGTCACGGTCTCGAAGATCAATCCGCTGGCAGCTCCCTTCGTCGACGCGGTCAATACGTTTTATGGTCGTCCCGACATTCCGATCGGCGCGACACGCGACGCTCAGAAGCGGGACAGCAAGTACCTGTCGTTGGTCGAGACACGCGATGGCGATCAATTTCGCTATCCCCACGATCTCCTCTCCAGCGACGACGCCCCGACCGCTGTCGAGGTCTTGCGGAAGACGTTGGCTGCCGCCGAAGACAGCTCGATCACCTTGGTCCAAGTTGGCCTCGCGTCGAATCTCGCCGATCTAATCGAATCGCCAGCCGACGCGATCAGTCCGCTGACGGGAACCGAATTGGTTCGCAAGAAGGTCCGTTTGGTGTCGTTGATGGCAGGCGCATTTGTGCCGGTCAACGGGAACAAACATTTTCTGGAAGCGAACGTCCGCAATGGGATCGGCGCGATGCAGCGGTTTGCCGACGGCTGGCCCCAGGACGTGCCGGCCGTCTGGAGCGGCTACCCGATCGGCGTCGCCACGGCGTTTCCGCGGGAGAGCATCGCGCGGGAGTTCGAATACCGCAAGCATCACATCGTTAAAGAAGCGTATCTGATGTACTGCGGTCCCAACCACGATCGCCCCAGCTGGGATTTGACCAGCGTCTTGTACGCCGTCCGTCCCGAGGACAACTTCTTCGGCCTATCGCCTCGCGGCCGCGTCGTCGTGGAAGACGACGGATTTACGCGATTTGAACCTTCGGAAAACGGCCGCGATCGCTACATGACCCTCTCGCCGAAACAGCGAATCCGCGTCATCGAAGCCCAACGTTGCCTAGTCAGCCAGCCCCCGCTGCGCTAGACGATTTAGAGCCGCTGCAAATCGCGATACCCAGGCCAGGGAACCGATCCCGGCAGGGATCATAGACGGTAGCCGGTGGTTTGAGCGCAGCGAACACCACCGGAACCGAACGGCGAAACATCCCACCGACCGCAACGCGGTCGCACCCGTCCCGAATAGGGGCCGAAGGCCAGCCATTGGGAGCGAGCCAAGAAAACCGCCGCCAACGGGACAGAACCGCACCCACAGACGCAAAAAAACACACAGCGAAGGAGCGCCGTGGGGACATCCCTTCGGCTTCCCACAGCCATTGAGGCACAAAAAAACCAGCGTTCCGGTCGACAAACGTCGCCAAAACACTGGTTATTTGCTAAGAAAAGTACCCCGTAGGGGAGTCGAACCCCTGTTACCGCCGTGAGAGGGCGGCGTCCTGGGCCACTAGACGAACGGGGCGTGGCACTTAGGCTGGGCTCTATCTTATCGATGTCGCAAAATCCTTCAAGTGCTGCTGGGCCCTTCGATTTGGTATGATCCCAAGGTCGGCTTCCCTTTTTTCCAGTTCTTCGCTTTATCGGGTAGTGTTTTGTCGCAGGATCGCGAATCGATGCAGGTGGATTGGCAGGGCCCCGACGCGGTTTTGCAGCTGTTGTCGCGGAGCGGATGGTTGCGTTCGATCCGCTGGGTGCCGGAAGTCGATTCGACCAATCGGCTCGCCAAATCGCTAGCCGATCAAGCCGACCGGCCGACGCCGATGCTGATCGTTGCCAAATCGCAAACCCAAGGTCGCGGCCGGTTGGGTCGCAGCTGGTTCTCCGATTCGGGGACGCTCACCTTTTCGCTGATGCTCGCCGCCCCGCAACTGGCCGTCGACCGCACCCGTTGGCCGCAATTAGCGCTAGTGGCCGGACTGGCCGTCTGCGACGTAGTCGGCGAAGTCGTCGAACCGGTCGCGGTGCAGCTGAAGTGGCCCAACGATGTCTATCTGGCTGGCGGCAAGGTGGCGGGCGTGTTGATCGAAACCGCAGGGCGCGACAACGACCACGTGGTGATCGGGATTGGATTGAACGTTGCAACCGACCTGAGCAAGGCACCGGCGGAGGTTCAACAGCGGGCGCGTTCGATCCGCGACTACGCCGATCATCCCGTCGAAACCTTTGCGGTCCTCCCGGAGATCATCGATCGGATCGCGGTGCGGATCGCAGATTGGCGAACCGATTCGGCAGCGATCGCCAACGACTTTTCCAAAGTCTGTCTGTTGCGCGGTCGCCGTGTCGCGATCGACACCGCGGGCCAAACGCTGGAGGGAGCCTGCTTGGGGATCGATGGCGACGGAGCGCTGCGGGTCCGCCGCGACGATAGCGAAGTGGTCGAGGTGCGATCGGGCGAAGTGGTGCGGTGGAGCGACGAGGTGGAGATGCATGATGGGTAAATCGATCTGGCCGGCGAGCGATCCGACAGGGGAGCTTTTGCAAGGTGCTCGCGATGGCAACTCGCAAGCCACAAACGACTTGTTCGACCGTCACCGGAGTGCGTTACGGCGGTTGGTCCAGATGCGATTGGATCGCCGTGTCCAGCAGCGAGTCGACGTCAGCGACGTCGTTCAGGATGTCTTGACCGAAGCGAGCACGCGACTGACCGACTACCTGGCGAACCCCTCGATGTCGTTCCATCTGTGGTTGCGACAGATCGCTTGGGATCACATGATCGACACCTACCGTCGGCATCGCGGCAGCGCCAAACGCAGCATGGATCGCGAGCAATCGATCGTGGGGCCAGTCGCCGACGATCGCTCGACGATGGAGATGATCGTCCAGCTGCAAGATCCGGAACTGACGCCGGCGGCGGCGGCGATCCAGTCGGAAATGACGAAGCGAGTCGAGGCGACGATCGACCAACTGGACGCCAACGATCGCGAGATCATCCTGATGCGTCACTTTGAATATCTGTCGAATCAAGAGGTCGCCGAGGTCTTGGGGCTGCAACCTGCCGCCGCCAGCATGCGTTACCTCCGCGCCGTCCGCCGACTGCGGGAACTCCTCGACAATCTCTAACTTGCGGTGTTGCAAGGCGGCGGAAAAACGAGGCCATTCGAAATGGTTTGCCTTGCCACATCAAGAGCGCGATCAATTCTCGAATTGGCAAGGCAGGTGCAATGCGCGACGCGGTCGAGTGCACATGCGATTTGGCTGTATCGCACAACACTAAGTTAAACGTGGTCTGCTTGCTTAACTGCACCTACCCGGATGAGATGGCTTCTTCGCGACACAATGCCGGACTAAGTTCGCGATTCTTTTCAACGGCCGAAGAGATCGAGCCGATCCTCGATTTAGGGCTGAGTCGAAATAGCTCACTTACCTTCTTCGAGGCAAAGTTGGAGCCATCATATCCATGTCGAAAAAGTCGACTTCTTGCAAGCGGTGCGGTTCTACCTCCAGCATCTACCGGAGCCGGAGTCGCGACTCCTGGAGTTCGCGTCTGTTGTTGTGCAAGTTCGCTCGTTGCCATCACTGCATGAAAGCGTTTGTCGTCCCCGTCTGGACTCCACTGCCAGAATCACCTCGCGCCTCCAACGCTACGGTCTCTCCGTCGCGCCAAGCAGCGTAGTCCGCGAGAACGA from Rosistilla oblonga includes the following:
- a CDS encoding nucleoside hydrolase translates to MNLRSLSTLCIVVAALAAADADQPEESFQRPVRVIFDTDITGDVDDVLALAMLHTLADRGECVIEAVTVSKINPLAAPFVDAVNTFYGRPDIPIGATRDAQKRDSKYLSLVETRDGDQFRYPHDLLSSDDAPTAVEVLRKTLAAAEDSSITLVQVGLASNLADLIESPADAISPLTGTELVRKKVRLVSLMAGAFVPVNGNKHFLEANVRNGIGAMQRFADGWPQDVPAVWSGYPIGVATAFPRESIAREFEYRKHHIVKEAYLMYCGPNHDRPSWDLTSVLYAVRPEDNFFGLSPRGRVVVEDDGFTRFEPSENGRDRYMTLSPKQRIRVIEAQRCLVSQPPLR
- a CDS encoding biotin--[acetyl-CoA-carboxylase] ligase, giving the protein MQVDWQGPDAVLQLLSRSGWLRSIRWVPEVDSTNRLAKSLADQADRPTPMLIVAKSQTQGRGRLGRSWFSDSGTLTFSLMLAAPQLAVDRTRWPQLALVAGLAVCDVVGEVVEPVAVQLKWPNDVYLAGGKVAGVLIETAGRDNDHVVIGIGLNVATDLSKAPAEVQQRARSIRDYADHPVETFAVLPEIIDRIAVRIADWRTDSAAIANDFSKVCLLRGRRVAIDTAGQTLEGACLGIDGDGALRVRRDDSEVVEVRSGEVVRWSDEVEMHDG
- a CDS encoding sigma-70 family RNA polymerase sigma factor, coding for MGKSIWPASDPTGELLQGARDGNSQATNDLFDRHRSALRRLVQMRLDRRVQQRVDVSDVVQDVLTEASTRLTDYLANPSMSFHLWLRQIAWDHMIDTYRRHRGSAKRSMDREQSIVGPVADDRSTMEMIVQLQDPELTPAAAAIQSEMTKRVEATIDQLDANDREIILMRHFEYLSNQEVAEVLGLQPAAASMRYLRAVRRLRELLDNL